The proteins below come from a single Bombus pyrosoma isolate SC7728 linkage group LG10, ASM1482585v1, whole genome shotgun sequence genomic window:
- the LOC122571603 gene encoding zygotic gap protein knirps-like — protein MNQACKVCGEPAAGFHFGAFTCEGCKSFFGRTYNNLGSISECKNGGVCVINKKNRTSCKACRLRKCLVVGMSKSGSRYGRRSNWFKIHCLLQEQTNGNQNMTPGAVTPFGPGFLPGFLPQAQRPQNGVFKDGTERASPSQEDLALQSHLLQVAMLKQEQERGSKSPHPDDVALQNQLRILAWQRERERVGESSQQPPGTPPSTTPPPFYRQQHHQQQQQQQQQQQQQQQQQQQQQRLPGSPMFLMNFAQRDSVCVPSSPSDAFRPYVPTYKRTTDTPSDSGASSVDGADGQDTESRSNSALSYFKTSAASPTLSERDFPPRKINATVTLTTGYHPHQGLGLVYPPPGLVTPSTSQLSPRGGDLLLVSPSPGGLAVEQDEPIDLSVRSSRSTPGPSQSSEEASRLNDNNSDPDSPAKEEATTKSKPLDLTLGVKRPELPISL, from the coding sequence TCGTTCTTCGGGCGCACCTATAACAACCTGGGCAGCATCTCCGAGTGCAAGAACGGGGGCGTGTGCGTGATCAACAAGAAGAATCGCACATCGTGCAAAGCGTGTCGCCTACGAAAGTGTCTCGTGGTCGGGATGTCAAAGTCAGGCTCGCGGTATGGCCGTCGTTCGAACTGGTTCAAGATCCACTGTCTCCTTCAAGAACAAACGAACGGAAATCAAAATATGACCCCAGGAGCAGTTACGCCGTTTGGACCGGGCTTTCTACCAGGATTCCTTCCTCAGGCTCAAAGACCTCAAAACGGGGTATTCAAAGATGGAACGGAACGTGCTTCACCCAGTCAGGAAGATTTAGCCCTCCAATCGCATCTGTTGCAAGTGGCGATGCTGAAGCAGGAACAAGAAAGGGGAAGCAAGTCTCCCCACCCGGATGACGTAGCTCTTCAAAATCAACTTCGTATATTAGCCTGGCAAAGGGAGCGTGAAAGGGTCGGTGAAAGTTCTCAACAGCCTCCGGGTACGCCGCCTAGTACAACACCTCCGCCATTTTATAGACAACAACACcaccaacaacaacaacagcaacaacagcagcaacaacaacagcaacaacagcaacaacaacagcaacgaCTTCCAGGTTCTCCGATGTTCCTAATGAACTTCGCTCAAAGAGATAGCGTTTGTGTGCCTAGCAGTCCATCGGACGCCTTCAGACCGTACGTTCCAACTTATAAAAGGACGACAGACACACCAAGCGATAGTGGAGCGTCCTCGGTGGATGGCGCCGATGGTCAAGACACCGAATCAAGGAGTAATTCAGCATTGAGTTACTTTAAAACCAGCGCTGCATCGCCGACCTTGTCTGAGAGAGATTTTCCACCTAGGAAGATCAATGCTACAGTCACATTGACGACAGGATACCATCCTCATCAAGGTCTGGGCCTAGTGTATCCTCCACCTGGTTTAGTCACGCCATCAACGTCTCAACTTTCGCCCAGAGGCGGCGACCTGCTTCTGGTCAGTCCGAGTCCAGGTGGTCTAGCTGTGGAGCAAGACGAACCGATAGATCTTAGTGTCAGATCGAGCAGAAGCACTCCGGGACCCAGTCAATCGTCAGAAGAGGCTAGTAGATTAAACGATAACAATAGCGATCCCGATAGCCCTGCGAAAGAGGAAGCCACGACGAAGAGCAAGCCCTTGGATCTAACGTTAGGTGTGAAGAGGCCAGAGTTACCTATATCGCTATGA